In Solanum pennellii chromosome 7, SPENNV200, the following are encoded in one genomic region:
- the LOC107024040 gene encoding probable purine permease 5, producing the protein MQQSLLISVPEEIMDEAPPSKSLWQYISAYWMKLCEMYYNKPISHWILLFLSSMGMLVPFPASSLLSRLYFANGGKSKWIISWVSVAGWPMIAIVLIPSYFFLKVFPTPLDLKLTLSYVVLGFLSAADNLMYAYAYAYLPASTAALLASTSLVFSALFGYVLVKNTMNLSIINSIVIITAAMTIIALDSSSDRYGYITDRQYIIGFVWDILGSALHGLIFALSELIFVKLLGKRSFLVVLEQQLMVSLFAFIFTTIGLVMSNGFHEMKSEASTFKGGENAYYSVIIWGIITFQLGVLGATAVVFLSSTVLAGVLNAVRVPITSIAAVILLHDPMSGFKILSLIITFWGFGSYIYGSYTPAKKEASRTLS; encoded by the exons ATGCAACAATCATTGCTTATTTCTGTTCCAG AGGAAATAATGGACGAAGCGCCGCCATCAAAGTCATTATGGCAATATATCTCGGCCTATTGGATGAAGCTTTGTGAAATGTATTACAACAAGCCGATTTCACATTGGATTCTTCTGTTTCTAAGTAGCATGGGGATGCTTGTTCCGTTCCCTGCTTCTAGCCTCTTGTCCCGATTATATTTCGCAAATGGTGGGAAGAGCAAGTGGATAATTTCATGGGTTTCAGTTGCAGGATGGCCTATGATCGCGATAGTCCTAATCCCTTCGTACTTCTTTCTTAAAGTGTTCCCGACGCCACTCGACTTAAAACTAACTTTATCTTATGTTGTCTTGGGATTCTTGAGTGCTGCTGACAACCTCATGTATGCATATGCCTATGCCTACCTACCAGCATCAACCGCTGCTCTTTTAGCCTCGACTTCACTGGTGTTCTCTGCATTATTCGGATATGTTCTCGTGAAAAACACTATGAATTTATCAATCATAAATTCTATCGTGATCATCACTGCTGCCATGACGATCATTGCTCTTGATTCAAGTTCAGACAGGTATGGATACATCACCGACCGTCAGTACATTATTGGTTTTGTGTGGGATATACTGGGATCTGCACTCCACGGTCTGATTTTCGCCTTATCAGAGTTGATTTTTGTGAAATTACTCGGTAAAAGGTCTTTCCTTGTTGTTCTTGAGCAGCAACTCATGGTTTCCCTCTTTGCGTTTATATTCACAACAATCGGACTTGTTATGAGCAACGGTTTCCATGAGATGAAATCCGAGGCAAGTACATTCAAGGGTGGGGAAAACGCGTATTACTCAGTTATCATTTGGGGGATTATCACTTTCCAGTTGGGAGTGTTGGGAGCTACCGCGGTTGTGTTCCTCTCATCCACTGTCTTGGCTGGTGTCCTTAACGCTGTAAGAGTACCGATCACTAGCATTGCTGCTGTGATATTGTTGCATGATCCTATGAGTGGTTTCAAGATCCTGTCTTTGATTATTACATTCTGGGGATTTGGCTCTTATATCTACGGTAGCTATACTCCCGCGAAAAAGGAAGCCTCGAGAACTCTCTCTTAG